AAAGATTTTACTGTAATTAATAAATGAGCTTTTTTGTATCAAGTGATTAGTTCACAATACCTTATAGAGGTTTAATTCTTATCATTAATCACGGAGAATTTCATGgaggtttaattaattaattgcactaTTTTATTAAGAACTAGCAAAAAAAGTTCATTGAACTTAGTATTACTTTGGAATCAATTCGGTATATCCATTTGATTGAAATGgttatttagggctcttacacaggggcggtttttcctgcgctcccctgagtagACGCATTCAATTATTATGAAGGGGACTGTACTGTACACTgtacacaggtgaaatgcaacatgagTCCCACCTGCGTTTtgcgcttacatgcgcctgtgtgagtaccgCCCCCTTCACAATTAttaagtgcgtctactcctgcgcccCTCTGtgactgaacggaagaaagcgcaacgcaggggagcgcagaaaaaaaCGCCATTGTGTAAGAGCCTTAGGTTAAATTAACTCATCTTTATTTTGGAATTAATTTTGtgtaattaatttatgaattattggccataatcacattttttttttttaaaaaaaaaaagctcatttattaattacagtaaaatatttggatttaatCGGACATATAGTGAAGTTGATCAGTTTTAGCTAAAAATTTATAAATAAGGGGTACTTTTTCTCTTTACTTTAGAATACTAATGTGACCAAGTTAAGCAGTTCATGAACCAGCAGTGAGGGGGTTAACTGCACAGAGGAAAACCTCAACTTGGCAGAAACGGGAAACAGATGGAGAGCGGTTTCAGCACAGCGCGGTGGGATAAACACAGGAAGGATTCTGGGAAATAGGGAGtcagaaattcagaggcataaagcatcaaatattttttgttcttAAAGGTTCTAAACGGTAATGGGATGtgtttttgtttcagaaactcccAGATATACACTGGAGTGGCTGCTCACACAGGGCTGTCCTTGGTGGAGGAGACACCCTGGTTGATATGATCTGTACTGTAGGACGTCATCATGTATAATCTATTAAGGAATTCTTACTCCCAGCTTCCTCAAACCGCCTCTGGCTGCCAGGGAATTctgagatttgtttttttaataacagcCCCTACAGGGTTAgcccccagggccggatttaagaACAGTGCGCCCCTAGGCCCCCCCCTTCCCTGCATGCCCCCCACTCCTCAACGCAATCTTCTTACCACCCTGCTGGCTCTGCTTCTTGCCCTTTCCCAATCACTTCCATTTGGAACTGGACTGGTGAAAGATTCAGACTGCTGTCAAGATCTCTCGCCCAGTCCCCTGTGAAGAGGCGGCCACTGGAAGTATTCTGCCCCCCAAACTTTGCtgccataggcccgggcctttgttgcCTGCCACAAATCCAAACTTATTAGCCCCTCTCTTAACATGATCTTGGCTTACGATACACACTGTCTTACAGTAACTGCCCTTCACATGATATCAACTTTTCTTCCTTTACTGCCATCATACAGTTACAGCCCCTTCCCCTGTCATCATCTGgccttactacacacactatcTGAAAGTTACAGATTGTTCCCGGAAAAGAAAAAATCTGCGGGGCCAAGTTTCTTCTTTGAAAGACCCCTACCCAGCGGGGCCCCTTAAGGTTGGATAGGGACCCCAGCGGAAGGTTTTGCTTCAGCAGCTGCTATGGGCTTAGTAAGATCAGAACAGGTTCCTCTTTGTGACAGGCTGCGGGGGGTGCCTGTTACCCTACAGCTGGAACACAAGGGGTTACATGCCCCCACCAGATGGTCGCTCCCAGCTGCTACATCCGCCAGGCAACCTGTTGTGTGACTCTGCATCTGTGGGTGCAACACTGGGGCGGGATACAAGGGCTTACAAGCAGTATGCAGTTCTTCACTACTAGGGCTTCTTTCCTTATGTCTCTCGTTTGTGCCCTTATGCAGTTACTGGGGACAAGAGGGTGCCAGTCATGCCCGGGTCTCCCATGGAAGTGAAGATCCACTCCAGATCCTCGCCGCCAACCATGGCACCACTTCCTCCTGTGAATCCTGGTGGCCCTCGGCCTGTCGCCTTTCCCCCATCATCACGTATGTACCCCTGGCCTAGATAACCACAAAACAAGAGGGGGTAATTGTAGGTGTGTCTCTCACTCCATTACAACATTCACTTACTCCCTTCTTACTTCCCTTAATTCCCTTCTTTAACTCCTGGGCGCTTTATTCCCACACTGCATGACCCATTGACATCTCCATCCCATTCCtataagtctgtttaatatagATAAACATTCTGCTTTTCTTGTGCAATAAAGGGCCTACAATATTAAGGGAAacaaatgtattataagggataatgtaccccctactgtaaattataaggatgttagaagtcactgaggagttctgtgaacatttaaaggcagaaggctgcagaCTAAGTATAGAGGTCCTGACTCATACGTGTATAGTCATTTATTATAGCTATATGCGGAAAGGCTTCACCATGATGCATTGCGAGACCTTTAAGCAGGGAAGTTGGAAGAAGTTATAATGGAAGGGATAAAAGTTTTTATGGtactatgtaataaaaaggcattaCATTTGCCCTAGAGCAATAACCGATAGTAGCCAATCAGTAGGCAGTATTTATTGgccgtaaaaatgtttttggttgctatgggttactgcatctgaGCAAACTTAGTATGTTGATAAGTGACATTGTACagtgaaatagaaataaatatcaaCATGCTGCTTTTACAAAAATGGCAAGCTCTGATGGCAGAAGTAGCCATTGATAAGTTTATAAATTCCAGGAAGTGTATAAGGTTAGTATGAATGGGAAGTTACATAAATGCAATGAGCCCTATACACAATATACAAAGGAATTCTACTGAAATGGTCCATGCTTCATACTTAATTACCCTGTGATTCTGTTACAGATTCCAATGGCATCAACCATTCTCCCCCCGCACTAAACGGAGCTCCGTCCCCACCTCAGCGTTCCAGCAATGGTccatcatcatcctcctcctcttccctgGCCAATCAGCAGCTTCCTGCCACCTGCGGGGCGAGGCAGCTCAGCAAACTGAAAAGATTTCTCACTACATTGCAGCAGTTTGGAAACGACATCTCTCCTGAGATAGGGGAAAAGGTCCGCaccctagttttggccctggtGGTAAGTAAAATACATCCATACGTCTGGTTTCTATATCTACCGGCCTTAtagtcctgagtttgattctaaCCTGGGCAATGAGTTTGTAGGTTCTCTCCTTTTCTGCATAGATTTTTCCCATGTATTCCAGTTTCCgccccacactccaaaaacataaaagaaagtTAATTAGCTATGAAAAAATGTACCTCTCTGCATGTgcgtgatagggatcttagattgtaagctccacctgggtagggactgatgttgcataccaatgtttttaaagaatGTGGGTgctgtattataatggataaaaatgaaatcataaaTACCTCACAGTGCTTTCCCAGAGTTTATTattccacttttactataggcaccatctctccttactatacctgctatcccacagtcacactcccttcccagagactattatcccactgttactataggcaccatctctccctactatacctgctattccacactcccttcccagagactattatcccactgttactataggcaccatatctccctactatacctgctatcccacagtcacactaccttcccagagactattatcccactgttactataggcaccatctctccctactatacctgctatcccacagtcacactcccttcccagagactattatcccactgttactataggcaccatctctccctactatacctgctatcccacagtcacactcccttcccagagactattatcccactgttactataggcaccatctctccctactatacctgctatgcctcAGCAGTCCTTTCCTTTGCATAACCTTTGCAAGCTGCACTTCTCAATGCACAGTATTAATAAAAGATGTATTTAGATCCACTAAAGCGCCACTCATTTCTGTTTGAGTTTCTCTAGTCATTTGGCCTTttcaatacatacatacatgtatgcagTGCAGctctttataaaataatattcccATTTTAGATTGTAAATGTCTAATCCTCTCCAGCATCTGCTGTATTTTCACTGCTGGGGAAACAGATGGCACAATCATCTATGTGGTTTCTCTTGGGAAAATGGCTTCCTCAATGCACTCCAAGAAAGAGAATACTCTATTTCTGGCATTCTATATCTTGAGGTGGTGGGGCATGGGCACAGATTGAGTTGGGCTgattttttgctttattgtttaATCTTCTGATACTGTTAGGGAAACTGAGGGAGACAGTATCTTTAGAACAAAAGATCTCCTTAAATGTGAGAACATTCTcttctacatatacagtatatacttgatctataatatttttttgcagaactCAACTGTAACCATtgaggaatttcactgcaaactgCAGGAAGCCACCAACTTCCCCCTGCGCCCCTTTGTCATTCCATTCCTTAAGGTGCGTTTGAAACTAGGAACATCCAGTGTTGAGTTCTCCATGGGACTAACACGTGGCTGATAACTTCTTATGCTTTAATGTCTGTCATAGGCCAActtgcctcttctccagcgggaGTTGTTACACTGTTCCCGAGCTGCCAAGCAGACCCCTTCCCAATACCTGGCACAGCATGAACATATTCTCCTGAATACCAGCACCTCCTCCCCAGCGGATTCCTCAGAACTGCTTATGGAAGTGAATGGCAATGGGAAACGACAAAGCCCTGACAGGTAAAAATACACCCAACCCCAAGGTCAAGACCACATCAAGACAGCTGGGACAGAGGAGGCAATGCTTCACTATAGCAGTGTATATAGATTGCAGCTGTATAAACATGGACCCATGCAGAGAAGTTCCCACCAACGGAATGGAGGGGATAAAGCAAGGAGAACTCTTGTTAGAAGAGGGGTTGCCAAACTTAGAGATGAACACCCTAAGTAATGGGTAGTATTTGCAATTAAAAACATTACCCAAACTATAGCAAGGTATTATTGCTTAATATATCTTTGCTTTAATAATGAGAttctgaccaaatgttggataTGAAAGTAAGGGTTAAAACACAAAATGATAGAGGCTGATTTTCTAAAACAAACTACATTAAGGCAGACAAGGCATTTGGATGTATAGACAGTTGATAGATTTTGCTCTTCGTTTAGGAGAGATGAAGAGAGAGAACCCGCACCCCCTGAACCTCCAGTTAAGAGAGTCTGCACTATCAGTCCAGCCCCCCGGCACAGCCCGGCTTTGTCCCTCCCTCTCGTGAACAGCACCAGCCACTTCCACCCAACACCACCGCCCCTTCAGCACTACTCCTTGGAGGATATTCCCAGCTCCCAGCTTTACAGAGACCACGTAAACAAAATGGCTGAACACCGGGACATTCGAGATCGGCATCACAGTTCTGGTAAGATGAACTATTATTGGTATAGTATAGCTGATGTCTCTAAAAATAGTTGGTCTCTTGTGTATGGCACAGTGTTATCATTGCTGCCTTATAGTCCAGGGTCCGTGGTTCATATCCATTATTGTGTCCTTCCCTTGCTTGCTTGGTTTTACTTGTGGTAGccaggtttcctcccacactaccAAAACTTTCTGATGAAATTTATCTTATTGTGTATGAGTGTAATAGGGACAACTTTGGATTGCAATCTCATCTGGGGCAAGAATTGAATGGAATGATGAACAATATCTATGAAATGCTACATAGCTTTTTGCCACTATAAAAAAAGCAaagttgtaataaataaaatacatctgctatacattacatttttgtgtccCAAGGAATCAATGGCAACTTAAATAATGGCTACCAGGAAGAACTTGTAGACCATCGGCTGACAGAGAGAGAATGGGCAGAAGAATGGAAACATCTGGACCATGTAAGTATACTCTATGAATATTCACGTTGGTTTAAACACTAtggacccatttactaacatatcttaaaaaatgtgtggtttttcctatatttctaaatgaatatggctaaaatgccatattttataaaatgaatttatggtaccagccaaaagtttcagcttcccagtagcagcaatgatccaggatttcaaacttgtgacatttatattcaaaatattcagtatattgtgagtgggtccctaagctcagtaagcgacagcggcacagagcatgtgcagtgaatcagaaaagaagaaactttgtaggcacagatcttccctactacatggctatggttgccttgggctggtatagaagcccaaaacttaatgtccaacatttctagctacttctttagttaagcttaagttctcctttaagtaccatGGAATCACTCAAATGCGAGAAATGTGTCATTTTGAGAACGTGTTattataacaccatattttgtttttcctttcagGCACTGAACTGTATCATGGAGATGGTGGAGAAGACTCGACGTTCAATGGCGGTGCTGCGCCGCTGTCAGGAAGTGGATAGGGATGAGCTCAACTACTGGAAACGGAGATTCAATGAGTCAAATGAAATCCGGAAGGGAAGTGAGCACCTAAGCAGGCAACACAGCCCTTCCAGCACCGATTCAGGAGCCAGCGGTAAGGGGTCACAGTCCTCTGTTGTTTGATTCCTTTTTGGCTCATTCTAAAGTCACTCTACTGCCAAGTCTCCCTATAAACATTTTGAGGCTCATGAGTTtcttatgggtttttttcagattccACTCGAGACTTTGGGAGCAGGACAGGAGCAGGCTATGTAACGGATGAGATCtggagaaaagcaggtatgaaaTGTCACCCCCTATTCTGTAAGGATGGAGCACCACATGATACTATGTAATCAGTGAAATGATTCATAGACAGTCATAGGCAAAAACTTTAATCTGACATTAGCAATGGAATAAGTGGAATGGGTATTGGTTTGGGTAATATTGTCTGAGAGCAGGCATTGGGCAAAGTGATCTTGTAGTTTGGGaatagactaaagctggccatagacgtgcagatttaccttcacatcaGACGAATGATAGTTCTGTGCCATCTCCCGagctgccactaaccattcagatcaaataaagtagtaaaagaacagatcagccgatgttctgcccctgacagcaatcgtacgaaagtaaTGTCCGACaaaagtctcccactgatatcgtcagatcggcaatacatgcagagatattatcggtagccgacagaaacgaccgatcgccatggcacgaaaaatgtcgggactttccacacatggaccgaaaatcgtacgaaatggATCttcgcgtctatggccagcttaagggggcTGTCCCAGGAGAAGAGTAGGTGTAGGACAAATTAAAGCAACATTATTGTTTTTTGTAAAGCTAACAATTAATTTTCCCACTCATCCCACAGAGGAGGCAGTGAATGAAGTCAAACGTCAGGCAATGTCCGAAGTACAAAAAGCTGTCTCAGAGGCAGAACAGAAAGCATTTGAAATGATCGCATCGGAGAGGGCAAGGATGGAACAGACCATTGCGGATGCAAAGAGGAGGGCTACAGAGGATGCCTTCTCAGTTGTGAGCGAGCAGGAAGAGTCCACTGAGGTATTAAACTTATTTACAGCTATTTTTCATATACAATTCTGCAGTCATCTAAACAATGGGTTTGCAGATTGGCTGTCACACCACTGTCGGCTATATTCTCTGCTATAACGAATCTTAAAACTGTCATAAAATCTGTCATAAAACAGGACAGAACTGTTTTGTGAGATAAAGGCATAacatttagggtagaactacacggacgtttttggtGCGATCCGatgcactgcgacaaaacgcgtCACTTCTGTCTAATGCAGACGCTGCAcgttgcgtctgcatccgacagtcgtgtcgcatcggatcaacgctgtgacaccatccgacaatgcatttacttactgtatttccgttgcatgcgatttggcCCCGGCGTTTTGACGCAGCACGTGGGATCGCGcggaaaacgtctgtgtagttctaccctaattcAGAGGTGTAACAGTTGTAGAAACAGATTATGTGACTTCTAGGGTTCCCAGAAGTGGCCCCTAGCAACTAAAATGTGTCAGGAGTGGTAGAATCGAACATTTGGAAGGCTAGAAGTTATTTTGCACAAAGAGAAATAATctgtattttcattgcttttgcaGAGCTGCTGGAATTGTGGTCGGAAAGCCAGTGAGACATGCAGTGGCTGTAACATTGCTCGTTACTGTGGCTCCTTCTGTCAGCACAAGGATTGGGAGAAACATCACCGCATCTGTGGCCAAAGCATTCATACACAGGCAAAGTCACTTACCCCCTCTCGTTCCCTGATCCCCAAATCCTCTGACCCTGTCCAGCTGAACTCCACTCTAGAGAGATCGTCCAGTGCCACCTCACGCTCCTCTACACCTGCTTCTGTCACTGCCGTTGATGGCCTGTGAGTCTTTTCcccctatggatttatttatCCCCTTTTTTGCAGTTAGAGTAACAGAGTAATGCTGCCTGCCTTAGTGGCCAGAGTTCAGCCATCTTAATTTCTTTAAATCCTTGTTGGTGCAGCAAAATACAAGAAGAGACAGTGAATAAAgaagatggaaaaaaaactgaactcGCCTATTGGACGTTGGCCAACTAAAGATCCCCCAGCAggtctgtttttttaatgtgaagaGCTGCTGGcccatctttttaaaaaaaggcaattgcCCAAAACGTCCAGTGCTGGCTGTGTGTAGATAGTCCAGTCATATATATAAGAATGGACATTCATTTGGTTGCTATCAGCTTGCTACAGCCTTCAAATATGGCCTCAAAGTGCTATCCCAATTATAGACTGCTTACTGGACTAAGCCATGTCTGTATTTGGCCTTTGCATCCCATATTTTCTTGCACAGAAGAGAAAGAAGATATGTAATAAATTACCTTCAGCCTAACCCATGCTGTCTATCAGGGAGAAGCAACAAGAGTCATTTGGTTGCTCAAGTGGAAAAAATCAGGGACATATAATAAAGGCTATTTGTGAAACTgagattatataatattattaaatataaggaCATTCGAGGCATCACTGAGCATATGGATATGCATATGGACCATACCATTGTCTATGAGAGGGAAGTCTATGGCTTTGCAGCACAAGGGATTTGCCAAACCAAATGTAAGCTTCAACAG
The Xenopus laevis strain J_2021 chromosome 9_10S, Xenopus_laevis_v10.1, whole genome shotgun sequence DNA segment above includes these coding regions:
- the cbfa2t2.S gene encoding uncharacterized protein LOC379635 isoform X1 — protein: MVGIPGPYQFTGDKRVPVMPGSPMEVKIHSRSSPPTMAPLPPVNPGGPRPVAFPPSSHSNGINHSPPALNGAPSPPQRSSNGPSSSSSSSLANQQLPATCGARQLSKLKRFLTTLQQFGNDISPEIGEKVRTLVLALVNSTVTIEEFHCKLQEATNFPLRPFVIPFLKANLPLLQRELLHCSRAAKQTPSQYLAQHEHILLNTSTSSPADSSELLMEVNGNGKRQSPDRRDEEREPAPPEPPVKRVCTISPAPRHSPALSLPLVNSTSHFHPTPPPLQHYSLEDIPSSQLYRDHVNKMAEHRDIRDRHHSSGINGNLNNGYQEELVDHRLTEREWAEEWKHLDHALNCIMEMVEKTRRSMAVLRRCQEVDRDELNYWKRRFNESNEIRKGSEHLSRQHSPSSTDSGASDSTRDFGSRTGAGYVTDEIWRKAEEAVNEVKRQAMSEVQKAVSEAEQKAFEMIASERARMEQTIADAKRRATEDAFSVVSEQEESTESCWNCGRKASETCSGCNIARYCGSFCQHKDWEKHHRICGQSIHTQAKSLTPSRSLIPKSSDPVQLNSTLERSSSATSRSSTPASVTAVDGL
- the cbfa2t2.S gene encoding uncharacterized protein LOC379635 isoform X2, which produces MVGIPGPYQYSNGINHSPPALNGAPSPPQRSSNGPSSSSSSSLANQQLPATCGARQLSKLKRFLTTLQQFGNDISPEIGEKVRTLVLALVNSTVTIEEFHCKLQEATNFPLRPFVIPFLKANLPLLQRELLHCSRAAKQTPSQYLAQHEHILLNTSTSSPADSSELLMEVNGNGKRQSPDRRDEEREPAPPEPPVKRVCTISPAPRHSPALSLPLVNSTSHFHPTPPPLQHYSLEDIPSSQLYRDHVNKMAEHRDIRDRHHSSGINGNLNNGYQEELVDHRLTEREWAEEWKHLDHALNCIMEMVEKTRRSMAVLRRCQEVDRDELNYWKRRFNESNEIRKGSEHLSRQHSPSSTDSGASDSTRDFGSRTGAGYVTDEIWRKAEEAVNEVKRQAMSEVQKAVSEAEQKAFEMIASERARMEQTIADAKRRATEDAFSVVSEQEESTESCWNCGRKASETCSGCNIARYCGSFCQHKDWEKHHRICGQSIHTQAKSLTPSRSLIPKSSDPVQLNSTLERSSSATSRSSTPASVTAVDGL
- the cbfa2t2.S gene encoding uncharacterized protein LOC379635 (The RefSeq protein has 1 substitution compared to this genomic sequence); the encoded protein is MPGSPMEVKIHSRSSPPTMAPLPPVNPGGPRPVAFPPSSHSNGINHSPPALNGAPSPPQRSSNGPSSSSSSSLANQQLPATCGARQLSKLKRFLTTLQQFGNDISPEIGEKVRTLVLALVNSTVTIEEFHCKLQEATNFPLRPFVIPFLKANLPLLQRELLHCSRAAKQTPSQYLAQHEHILLNTSTSSPADSSELLMEVNGNGKRQSPDRRDEEREPAPPEPPVKRVCTISPAPRHSPALSLPLVNSTSHFHPTPPPLQHYSLEDIPSSQLYRDHVNKMAEHRDVRDRHHSSGINGNLNNGYQEELVDHRLTEREWAEEWKHLDHALNCIMEMVEKTRRSMAVLRRCQEVDRDELNYWKRRFNESNEIRKGSEHLSRQHSPSSTDSGASDSTRDFGSRTGAGYVTDEIWRKAEEAVNEVKRQAMSEVQKAVSEAEQKAFEMIASERARMEQTIADAKRRATEDAFSVVSEQEESTESCWNCGRKASETCSGCNIARYCGSFCQHKDWEKHHRICGQSIHTQAKSLTPSRSLIPKSSDPVQLNSTLERSSSATSRSSTPASVTAVDGL